A single Garra rufa unplaced genomic scaffold, GarRuf1.0 hap1_unplaced_017, whole genome shotgun sequence DNA region contains:
- the LOC141315345 gene encoding NXPE family member 3-like isoform X1, whose protein sequence is MPSKNKTVIESRLQHFHKERSCLQRFFTGLCILVVICFLVLLSDVGNERKKSPSPSFLSLRRAERQNSSNFNSPAAIDSEESQTLISSFYSEFGISFDGYSRLQQAVYWPEPDRSITNVSMSTSPAHTTFIIENLKESYQIGEELFVTVYAKDFDNKSKSYGGDFFQAKLFWSKTKASVFGDVEDLLNGSYSVRFLLPWVGEAQVAVRLIHSSEAVQALKHHRDTDSDRVFFKGYYEGQGPNKTRLSETVMCNVKWDKNGLESMGTGDCCCEYNDPRAKETWRCQRPKLLPCSALVYHSMGGYRNCLTNKEKMLMRQTNKGINGDKSIIKIFYSHGNETIVTEKCRPGLHIPVPAGFYLNDVWTSFVCSTCHFTTQTTTECLKNKHIYMMGDSTMRQWFEFFLKTVPTLKQMNLHVPYQSGPLIAVDVENNIDLHWRAHGVPLRTLKTAVANLHYISNEIDDQAGGPHTVLIFNLGPHFTTYPLDFYTHRVLRIRKAVLALLQRAPDTTVIIKTVNTGYKDIFGSDWYSLQLDRILRWAFQDVGVYILDVWQMTACHYSKENIHPGPVIIKNEIDILLSFICPNS, encoded by the exons ATGCCCTCAAAAAATAAAACGGTTATTGAAAGTCGGCTACAACACT TTCACAAGGAAAGATCATGTTTACAGAGGTTTTTTACTGGGCTGTGCATACTGGTAGTCATTTGTTTTCTG GTTTTATTGTCTGATGTgggaaatgaaagaaagaaatctCCCTCACCCAGCTTTTTGTCTCTGCGACGTGCAGAACGCCAAAACTCTTCAAACTTCAACTCTCCTGCAGCAATCGACTCAGAAGAGTCTCAGACACTAATAAGCTCTTTTTACTCTGAATTTGGAATCAGTTTCGATGGCTACTCCAGGTTACAGCAGGCTGTTTACTGGCCAGAGCCTGACAGATCAATCACAAATGTGTCCATGAGTACTAGTCCAGCCCACACCACATTTATAATAGAAAACCTGAAAGAGAGCTACCAAATTGGTGAGGAACTTTTTGTTACGGTGTACGCGAAGGACTTTGACAATAAATCTAAGAGTTATGGAGGCGACTTTTTTCAAGCTAAACTGTTCTGGTCTAAAACTAAG GCCAGTGTGTTTGGGGATGTGGAGGACCTGCTCAATGGCTCCTATTCTGTGCGTTTCCTCCTGCCGTGGGTCGGTGAGGCCCAGGTGGCTGTGCGTCTAATTCACTCCAGTGAAGCTGTGCAGGCTCTGAAGCATCACAGAGATACTGACTCTGACAGAGTGTTCTTTAAAGGATATTATGAGGGACAAGGGCCGAATAAGACCAGGTTAAGTGAAACAGTGATGTGTAATGTGAAGTGGGACAAGAATGGACTAGAGAGTATGGGAACTGGAGACTGTTGCTGTGAATACAATGATCCTCGTGCTAAAGAAACATGGCGCTGCCAGAGACCCAAATTGCTGCCATGCAGTGCCCTCGTGTACCACTCTATGGGCGGTTATAGAAACTGTCTGACTAATAAGGAAAAGATGCTTAT GAGGCAAACTAACAAAGGTATCAATGGAGATAAAAGCATCATCAAAATTTTTTATTCCCATGGAAATGAAACTATTG TAACAGAGAAATGTCGTCCTGGTTTACACATTCCAGTTCCAGCCGGCTTTTACCTGAATGACGTGTGGACGTCTTTTGTCTGTAGCACCTGCCATTTTACAACTCAAACGACAACAGAGTGCCTAAAAAACAAACACATCTACATGATGGGAGACTCTACTATGAGACAGTGGTTTGAGTTCTTTCTGAAAACAGTACCAA CTCTGAAGCAGATGAACCTACATGTCCCATATCAGTCAGGGCCGCTCATAGCAGTGGATGTGGAGAACAACATTGACTTACACTGGAGGGCTCATGGTGTTCCTCTGCGCACCTTAAAAACAGCAGTTGCTAATTTGCACTACATCAGTAATGAGATTGATGACCAGGCTGGTGGACCCCACACGGTCCTCATATTCAATCTGGGGCCGCATTTCACCACGTACCCTCTGGATTTCTACACTCATAGAGTGCTGAGGATCCGCAAAGCTGTTCTAGCATTGTTACAGCGGGCGCCTGACACTACCGTTATAATCAAGACTGTCAACACTGGCTATAAG GATATTTTCGGCAGTGACTGGTATTCTCTACAGTTAGACAGAATTCTGCGTTGGGCTTTTCAGGATGTTGGTGTTTATATTCTGGATGTGTGGCAAATGACGGCCTGTCACTACAGCAAAGAGAACATTCATCCAGGCCCTGTCATCATCAAAAATGAGATTGACATTTTACTTTCTTTTATTTGCCCTAATTCATAA
- the LOC141315345 gene encoding NXPE family member 3-like isoform X2 produces the protein MPSKNKTVIESRLQHFHKERSCLQRFFTGLCILVVICFLVLLSDVGNERKKSPSPSFLSLRRAERQNSSNFNSPAAIDSEESQTLISSFYSEFGISFDGYSRLQQAVYWPEPDRSITNVSMSTSPAHTTFIIENLKESYQIGEELFVTVYAKDFDNKSKSYGGDFFQAKLFWSKTKASVFGDVEDLLNGSYSVRFLLPWVGEAQVAVRLIHSSEAVQALKHHRDTDSDRVFFKGYYEGQGPNKTRLSETVMCNVKWDKNGLESMGTGDCCCEYNDPRAKETWRCQRPKLLPCSALVYHSMGGYRNCLTNKEKMLMRQTNKGINGDKSIIKIFYSHGNETIVTEKCRPGLHIPVPAGFYLNDVWTSFVCSTCHFTTQTTTECLKNKHIYMMGDSTMRQWFEFFLKTVPTLKQMNLHVPYQSGPLIAVDVENNIDLHWRAHGVPLRTLKTAVANLHYISNEIDDQAGGPHTVLIFNLGPHFTTYPLDFYTHRVLRIRKAVLALLQRAPDTTVIIKTVNTGYK, from the exons ATGCCCTCAAAAAATAAAACGGTTATTGAAAGTCGGCTACAACACT TTCACAAGGAAAGATCATGTTTACAGAGGTTTTTTACTGGGCTGTGCATACTGGTAGTCATTTGTTTTCTG GTTTTATTGTCTGATGTgggaaatgaaagaaagaaatctCCCTCACCCAGCTTTTTGTCTCTGCGACGTGCAGAACGCCAAAACTCTTCAAACTTCAACTCTCCTGCAGCAATCGACTCAGAAGAGTCTCAGACACTAATAAGCTCTTTTTACTCTGAATTTGGAATCAGTTTCGATGGCTACTCCAGGTTACAGCAGGCTGTTTACTGGCCAGAGCCTGACAGATCAATCACAAATGTGTCCATGAGTACTAGTCCAGCCCACACCACATTTATAATAGAAAACCTGAAAGAGAGCTACCAAATTGGTGAGGAACTTTTTGTTACGGTGTACGCGAAGGACTTTGACAATAAATCTAAGAGTTATGGAGGCGACTTTTTTCAAGCTAAACTGTTCTGGTCTAAAACTAAG GCCAGTGTGTTTGGGGATGTGGAGGACCTGCTCAATGGCTCCTATTCTGTGCGTTTCCTCCTGCCGTGGGTCGGTGAGGCCCAGGTGGCTGTGCGTCTAATTCACTCCAGTGAAGCTGTGCAGGCTCTGAAGCATCACAGAGATACTGACTCTGACAGAGTGTTCTTTAAAGGATATTATGAGGGACAAGGGCCGAATAAGACCAGGTTAAGTGAAACAGTGATGTGTAATGTGAAGTGGGACAAGAATGGACTAGAGAGTATGGGAACTGGAGACTGTTGCTGTGAATACAATGATCCTCGTGCTAAAGAAACATGGCGCTGCCAGAGACCCAAATTGCTGCCATGCAGTGCCCTCGTGTACCACTCTATGGGCGGTTATAGAAACTGTCTGACTAATAAGGAAAAGATGCTTAT GAGGCAAACTAACAAAGGTATCAATGGAGATAAAAGCATCATCAAAATTTTTTATTCCCATGGAAATGAAACTATTG TAACAGAGAAATGTCGTCCTGGTTTACACATTCCAGTTCCAGCCGGCTTTTACCTGAATGACGTGTGGACGTCTTTTGTCTGTAGCACCTGCCATTTTACAACTCAAACGACAACAGAGTGCCTAAAAAACAAACACATCTACATGATGGGAGACTCTACTATGAGACAGTGGTTTGAGTTCTTTCTGAAAACAGTACCAA CTCTGAAGCAGATGAACCTACATGTCCCATATCAGTCAGGGCCGCTCATAGCAGTGGATGTGGAGAACAACATTGACTTACACTGGAGGGCTCATGGTGTTCCTCTGCGCACCTTAAAAACAGCAGTTGCTAATTTGCACTACATCAGTAATGAGATTGATGACCAGGCTGGTGGACCCCACACGGTCCTCATATTCAATCTGGGGCCGCATTTCACCACGTACCCTCTGGATTTCTACACTCATAGAGTGCTGAGGATCCGCAAAGCTGTTCTAGCATTGTTACAGCGGGCGCCTGACACTACCGTTATAATCAAGACTGTCAACACTGGCTATAAG TAA